From a region of the Triticum aestivum cultivar Chinese Spring chromosome 7D, IWGSC CS RefSeq v2.1, whole genome shotgun sequence genome:
- the LOC123165767 gene encoding UDP-glycosyltransferase 90A2-like has translation MAASPPLRHVAMLPFMAKGHAMPLLHLARLLLGRRLASAVTFFTTPRNAPFIRAGLAGAAVVELPFPSGDAPQCTDELPSTTHLVDFVSAMAALGLAFADALAAVEPRPDLLVHDGFIVWAKDIADELGMPRLVTLGIGGFASYVCGAVMTHKPQALMSSPTEPFPVPGLPDLRITMADLGPPFDVPEPAGPHWDFVCESCSSMYSSRGIIANSFSELESVYIDLWNRDFDIKMWPIGPLCLAAPEPAVQTKDDRDISDWLDSRLAMDRPVLYVAFGSQAELSRAQLEEIAVGLDHCGVDFLWVVRSKWFDTEDRFNDRFGDRGKVVEGFINQLGVLGHKSVKGFFTHCGWNSVLESITMGVPILAFPLAAEQKLNAKFVVDVVHMGLRVWPKEDADKEGSGLVVSGDVQVLARELILGEEGRRAAARASELSVSSRKAMEVGGSSYENLAKMVHEVCETNANGG, from the coding sequence ATGGCCGCTTCACCGCCGCTCCGTCACGTGGCCATGCTCCCCTTCATGGCCAAAGGCCACGCCATGCCGCTGCTccacctggcgcgcctcctcctcggccgccgcctcgcctccgccgTCACCTTCTTCACCACCCCGCGCAACGCGCCCTTCATCCGCGCGGGGCTCGCCGGCGCCGCGGTCGTCGAGCTTCCGTTCCCCTCCGGGGACGCCCCGCAGTGCACGGACGAGCTCCCGTCCACGACGCATCTCGTGGACTTCGTTTCCGCGATGGCGGCGCTCGGGCTGGCGTTCGCGGACGCGCTCGCCGCGGTCGAGCCCAGGCCGGACCTGCTCGTCCACGACGGGTTCATCGTGTGGGCCAAGGACATCGCCGACGAGCTCGGCATGCCGCGGCTCGTCACCCTCGGCATCGGCGGCTTCGCCTCGTACGTCTGCGGGGCGGTCATGACGCACAAGCCGCAGGCGCTCATGAGCTCGCCAACCGAGCCGTTCCCGGTCCCCGGCCTGCCGGACCTCCGCATCACCATGGCCGACCTCGGCCCGCCCTTCGACGTCCCGGAACCGGCCGGCCCGCACTGGGATTTCGTGTGCGAGAGCTGCAGCAGCATGTACTCCAGTAGGGGCATCATCGCCAACTCCTTCAGCGAGCTGGAGTCGGTCTACATCGACCTGTGGAACCGAGACTTCGACATCAAGATGTGGCCGATCGGACCGCTCTGTCTCGCGGCTCCCGAACCGGCAGTCCAGACCAAAGACGACCGTGACATCTCGGACTGGCTGGACTCGAGGCTCGCCATGGACCGCCCGGTCCTCTACGTCGCGTTCGGCTCGCAGGCCGAGCTGAGCCGGGCTCAGCTGGAAGAGATCGCCGTCGGCTTGGACCACTGCGGCGTAGACTTCCTATGGGTGGTCCGGTCGAAGTGGTTCGACACGGAGGATCGGTTCAATGACAGGTTCGGGGACAGGGGCAAGGTGGTGGAAGGTTTCATCAACCAGCTCGGAGTGCTAGGTCACAAGTCAGTCAAAGGTTTCTTCACCCACTGCGGGTGGAACTCCGTGCTGGAGAGCATCACCATGGGCGTGCCAATACTGGCGTTCCCATTGGCAGCCGAGCAGAAGCTCAACGCCAAGTTCGTCGTGGACGTGGTCCACATGGGGCTCCGAGTTTGGCCCAAAGAAGATGCTGACAAGGAAGGCAGTGGATTGGTTGTGAGTGGAGACGTGCAGGTGTTGGCGAGGGAGTTGATCTTGGGAGAGGAAGGGCGACGTGCCGCGGCTAGAGCAAGTGAGCTATCTGTGTCTTCTAGAAAGGCCATGGAAGTGGGTGGTTCCTCGTATGAAAACCTGGCAAAGATGGTTCACGAGGTCTGTGAGACCAATGCCAATGGTGGTTAA